In one Thioclava sp. ES.031 genomic region, the following are encoded:
- a CDS encoding proton-conducting transporter membrane subunit, with protein sequence MSYLLLLPSALLIAVGTNLLLRPATRAGARLRGPELAAVLGLLATLIAAVTLALSGPQTSPLLGAAGIGLSARSDIISISLALTVGFVGWVTLRFSRVALDGEARQSWFMGWMSLTLACVLALVVAGNLFQLMVAWVAVGSGLQRLLLFYPKRPGAQRAARKKSLSGLIASGALLIAVSLLAYGFGTTDIARIAEAVRAGNGPSSLWIVAGLLAVAAVFKSALIPTHGWLTEVMEAPTPVSALMHAGVVNAGGFLLIRFADVMLAAPGVLAALALIGGLSALIAAAVATTQSAVKTSLAWSTCAQMSFMVLQCGLALFPLALLHIVAHSLYKAHAFLSSGSAVAAVAQQRRPGPVAVPGAGAVLRAFALSLAIYGGALALSGLWHEPPQAIALGAILVFGVAYLIAQGLAEAAPWPLFWRTTLMSLGATLGYFALHWGANALSAGTLPPPPVADPLIWLVMLLTVVGFGLAAWAQATFTLWGSHPAAAGLRVHLMNGLYLNALSDRLIGQTPLKKG encoded by the coding sequence ATGTCTTATCTTCTACTGCTGCCCTCGGCGCTTTTGATCGCGGTCGGGACAAATCTGCTTCTTCGACCTGCGACACGGGCCGGGGCGCGCCTGCGTGGGCCGGAACTGGCCGCGGTGCTGGGGCTGCTCGCTACACTCATCGCGGCGGTGACGCTTGCGCTGTCAGGGCCTCAGACGAGCCCGCTCCTTGGCGCGGCGGGCATCGGGCTGTCGGCGCGCAGCGATATCATCAGCATCTCGCTGGCGCTGACGGTCGGCTTCGTCGGCTGGGTGACGCTGCGCTTCTCGCGGGTCGCCCTCGATGGCGAGGCGCGGCAAAGCTGGTTCATGGGCTGGATGAGCCTGACACTCGCCTGCGTTCTGGCTCTGGTGGTGGCGGGCAACCTGTTCCAACTGATGGTCGCCTGGGTCGCAGTCGGCTCGGGCCTGCAGCGACTCCTGCTCTTCTACCCCAAGCGTCCCGGCGCGCAGCGGGCGGCACGCAAGAAATCCCTTAGCGGGCTGATCGCAAGCGGCGCGCTTCTGATCGCGGTGAGCCTGCTCGCGTATGGTTTCGGCACCACCGACATCGCGCGTATCGCCGAGGCCGTGCGCGCCGGAAACGGGCCGTCCTCGCTCTGGATCGTGGCCGGGCTTCTGGCCGTCGCTGCGGTGTTCAAATCCGCGCTGATTCCGACCCATGGCTGGCTGACCGAGGTGATGGAGGCCCCGACCCCGGTCTCGGCACTGATGCATGCGGGCGTGGTCAATGCCGGAGGCTTCCTGCTGATCCGCTTCGCGGACGTGATGCTCGCAGCGCCCGGGGTCCTGGCGGCGCTGGCGCTGATCGGCGGGCTCAGCGCACTCATCGCGGCAGCGGTGGCGACGACGCAATCGGCGGTGAAGACCTCGCTTGCCTGGTCCACCTGTGCGCAGATGAGCTTCATGGTGCTGCAATGCGGGCTGGCGCTATTCCCGCTGGCGCTGCTGCATATCGTGGCGCATTCGCTCTACAAGGCGCATGCCTTCCTGTCCTCCGGCAGCGCGGTCGCCGCAGTGGCGCAGCAGCGCCGGCCCGGCCCTGTCGCTGTGCCGGGCGCCGGGGCGGTGCTGCGTGCTTTCGCGCTCTCGCTTGCGATCTATGGAGGGGCGCTCGCGCTCTCCGGGCTCTGGCACGAGCCGCCACAGGCGATCGCGCTCGGTGCCATCCTCGTCTTCGGTGTGGCCTACCTGATCGCGCAGGGGCTGGCGGAGGCCGCACCCTGGCCTCTGTTCTGGCGCACGACGCTGATGTCTCTGGGCGCGACCCTTGGCTATTTCGCGCTGCATTGGGGGGCGAATGCGCTCTCGGCGGGCACCCTGCCGCCGCCGCCCGTCGCCGATCCGCTGATCTGGCTCGTGATGCTCCTGACCGTCGTGGGCTTCGGTCTCGCAGCCTGGGCGCAGGCGACCTTCACGCTCTGGGGCAGCCATCCGGCTGCGGCGGGGCTGCGGGTCCATCTGATGAACGGTCTCTATCTCAACGCGCTCTCCGATCGGTTGATCGGGCAGACGCCCCTCAAGAAAGGTTAA